A region from the Nematostella vectensis chromosome 13, jaNemVect1.1, whole genome shotgun sequence genome encodes:
- the LOC5510874 gene encoding contactin-associated protein 1: MLHRITLCSFCLYAQVFCVLTTEITLRGSQYISYNIKPSEIRSKKNILSFRFKTIHPSGLLIYSRGSTWDYIQLELIQGALKYTAYPGGVDKTEIQLGKDLFNGKWHTVSVNRNGRLTMLSVDDLSTTKITPGPYDHLNLDGLIFIGGLSVNTKNKVRIKALNYRGCLSDIVFDRANLLDGAQKALGPAKTPSPYQIYGNVLFQCDLEDYRPVSFLTPQSFVKVTLPKLPQDNDTFSASFKFRTFHHEGIIFSRSAIKVKLNIRLHSGVLMYDVLAPNGSKAELQMGENLNDGEWHSVNASIVPPNVQLTLDDRTRSKFLNLTSLLLDFSNKSRLKIFAGRGAREYKFPGFVGCMLNLRIDSHKITARHLSKQKYSNGIDATKCATSNRCFPNPCINRGTCWQDWQSFYCDCSNTYFEGKRCELPIYKPTCEHYKSLGLKRDAHCLLDSDEDGPEGEYTALCNVTDPSRSYTVLQHNKETRVAVDSGSRINRQYIHKITYNAVSEAQITALIRQSKKCRQLIRFDCIKSKLLNSPSGPSHAFWRPFKSNKLQSYWGGAIPGSGACACGNKGTPSSCDNPSKLCNCDIRDNEWRTDEGYFTNKELLPVTELQFHEKSARSYFTLGALECWGRHGKNEDVHTSVVDLIDRVCHPVIEPPPPSTTTKKTIITTLTTMRICAANGPLIDCFYNYSTTLPTHPWIWPPMSTSTPDYGTGEADQQRKKDITVDNGLSMPAIVLISCAMIIMVLLLMRFVLPRIIVCVRTHSKRGEYIVPPAVAGTGYAGRLMPLVASKRGSGRARAQYRLEDGKLTNHETNNINASGGIKSYWV, encoded by the exons ATGTTACACCGAATAACTCTTTGCAGTTTCTGTCTGTATGCTCAGGTTTTCTGTGTGCTAACTACGGAAATAACACTCCGTGGTTCGCAGTACATATCGTACAATATCAAACCGAGCGAAATACGGAGTAAGAAGAACATTTTATCTTTCCGCTTCAAGACAATCCATCCATCAGGTCTTCTGATCTATAGTCGAGGTTCAACCTGGGATTACATACAGCTTGAGTTGATACAGGGAGCTTTGAA GTACACGGCATATCCAGGCGGCGTTGACAAGACGGAGATCCAACTGGGGAAGGATTTATTTAATGGCAAATGGCATACTGTGAGCGTGAACCGCAACGGTCGCTTAACGATGCTCAGCGTGGATGATCTCTcgacaacaaaaataacaccAGGACCTTATGATCATCTCAATCTGGACGGTCTCATATTCATAGGCGGATTATCTGTCAATACCAAAAATAAAGTGCGGATCAAGGCGCTGAACTACCGTGGGTGTTTATCAGACATTGTTTTCGATCGCGCAAATCTACTGGACGGTGCGCAGAAAGCACTTGGCCCGGCGAAGACTCCATCCCCTTATCAGATATACGGGAATGTATTGTTTCAGTGTGATCTAGAGGATTATAGACCCGTGAGTTTTTTGACACCGCAATCGTTCGTGAAAGTCACTCTCCCAAAGCTCCCTCAAGATAATGATACATTCTCCGCAAGCTTTAAGTTCAGGACGTTTCACCATGAGGGAATCATTTTCTCCAGATCCGCCATCAAGGTAAAGTTGAATATAAGGCTACATAGTGGCGTTCTTATGTACGATGTCTTGGCGCCAAATGGTTCGAAGGCGGAACTTCAGATGGGGGAAAACCTGAATGACGGCGAATGGCACAGCGTTAACGCATCTATTGTACCTCCCAATGTCCAGCTCACTCTTGACGATAGGACCCGCAGTAAGTTCCTTAATCTCACTTCGCTACTGTTAGACTTCTCGAATAAATCGCGCTTGAAGATTTTCGCCGGAAGAGGAGCGAGGGAATACAAGTTCCCTGGATTTGTCGGTTGCATGTTGAATCTGAGAATAGATAGTCACAAGATCACGGCAAGACATCTCAGTAAACAGAAATACTCGAATGGAATCGATGCAACAAAATGCGCCACTAGCAACAGGTGTTTTCCTAATCCTTGCATAAACCGTGGGACCTGCTGGCAGGACTGGCAGAGTTTCTATTGCGATTGCTCCAATACCTACTTTGAGGGAAAGCGCTGCGAGCTACCTATATACAAGCCTACGTGTGAGCATTACAAGAGCTTAGGGCTGAAACGCGACGCGCACTGCCTTCTGGATTCTGATGAGGATGGACCCGAGGGGGAGTACACAGCTTTGTGTAACGTGACGGACCCGTCTCGATCATACACGGTACTTCAACACAACAAAGAGACGAGAGTGGCTGTCGATTCTGGCAGCCGTATAAACAGACAGTATATTCATAAGATTACATACAACGCAGTGAGTGAAGCTCAAATAACCGCCTTGATTCGACAAAGTAAAAAATGCCGACAGTTGATTCGTTTCGACTGTATAAAATCCAAGTTACTTAACTCGCCGTCAGGGCCGTCACACGCATTCTGGAGGCCATTTAAGAGTAACAAGCTTCAATCGTACTGGGGAGGTGCGATTCCGGGCAGCGGTGCTTGCGCCTGCGGGAATAAGGGTACTCCTAGTAGCTGCGATAACCCGTCAAAGCTTTGCAACTGCGACATCCGGGACAACGAGTGGCGCACGGATGAGGGGTACTTTACAAACAAGGAGTTACTTCCGGTCACGGAGCTGCAATTTCATGAgaaaagcgcgcgttcgtaCTTCACCCTCGGAGCCTTGGAGTGCTGGGGCCGCCACGGGAAAAACGAGGACGTCCACACGTCAGTAGTGGATTTGATAGATAGGGTGTGTCACCCGGTGATTGAGCCACCGCCCCCTTCGACtacgacaaaaaaaacaatcattaCAACGCTGACCACCATGAGGATATGCGCCGCGAACGGTCCTTTAATTGACTGCTTTTACAACTACTCCACCACTCTCCCGACCCACCCATGGATATGGCCCCCCATGTCTACGTCGACCCCAGATTACGGTACGGGGGAGGCCGACCAACAGAGAAAGAAGGATATAACTGTGGATAATGGTCTAAGCATGCCTGCGATCGTACTTATCTCGTGCGCCATGATTATTATGGTACTTCTCCTGATGAGGTTTGTGCTGCCGCGTATCATAGTATGCGTACGGACTCATAGTAAGAGAGGGGAGTATATAGTACCTCCTGCAGTCGCGGGGACAGGGTATGCGGGCCGATTAATGCCCCTGGTGGCTAGTAAGAGAGGATCAGGTCGCGCCCGGGCACAGTACAGACTAGAGGACGGGAAACTCACAAACCACGAGACTAACAATATCAACGCAAGCGGGGGAATCAAGTCCTACTGGGTGTGA
- the LOC116604813 gene encoding uncharacterized protein LOC116604813, with protein sequence MVRSELPNAGSNVARTNKVRADHLPLRMTVKSKLGRRKRLVLAEWNVRTLMDRSRSERPERQTALIARELSRYEVDIAALSETRLANYDSMVDCGYTFFWSGKTEEERRESGVGFAIRNQITRIMEEDPTPVSDRIITMRLPLEKNVYATIISVYAPTLTNPDENKEQFYSQMREVLSKVPKKDKLIVTGDFNARVGCEHEKWEGVLGHHGIGKCNSNGELLLTLCAEHSLVITNTIFRHKEHHKVTWMHPRSKHWHLLDYMITRKKDLNDILDTRVMRGADCATDHQMVRSKVAFSLRRPHARTKAKPPTKLDVRKIRSGDMKAKLQHEMNEALKNLEEMDGSEIEAQWNTLKTVVYETAEKVCEKPKRKHQDWFDENDKHLECLLEKRNAARANMLQTNTRSNKNKYTAARRVLQQYTRKLKTDWWERKAESLQQASDVNDMKGFYNGLREVYGPAKRGSTQLTATDGCTILQEKSEILNRFADHFDQLLNVSGLVDEGALNSLQTRPEVVCLSEPPDIKEVVDAIDATQEGISLLSIAGKILSRVLLNRINRHIAPVILPESQCGFRSGRGTMDMIFCLRQTQEKCIEQNMPLYAVFIDFSKAFDTVSREALWQVLVKFGCPPKFVNVIRSLHSGMKASVSQGGNDSKQFDVSNGVKQGCVLAPTLFSLYLSAMLEIAFKDCVDGVSIQTRHNADLFNVAHFKAKRKTCQVIVREMLYADDSALVAHDVESMQRLVDRFSSAAEQFSLKINIKKTECLFQPVKRQTLTQFPGEIHVRNETLVQTKDFVYLGSTISDNARIDNEITFRKGKASAAYAKLRERLWDNHHVSLKVKGKVYRAVVLSALVYGAETWAVYRSQVKNLHAYMMRHLREIMKITWMDKVTNEEIYKRTGLRSMADTLIEKNLRWTGHVHRMDTDRLPRQLLYSQLTTGTRNQGRPRLRFKDVVKRNLKWRDISSNSWQTTARDRPAWRVKIKGPTQ encoded by the coding sequence ATGGTCAGATCTGAATTACCCAATGCCGGCTCGAACGTCGCCCGGACAAACAAGGTTCGCGCTGATCATCTCCCGCTCCGGATGACAGTGAAAAGTAAGCTTGGACGCAGGAAACGACTCGTTCTTGCAGAATGGAATGTGAGAACACTCATGGACAGGTCTAGATCTGAGAGACCTGAGAGACAGACTGCCCTCATTGCGCGGGAACTGTCGAGATATGAGGTTGATATCGCCGCCCTTAGTGAAACTCGCCTGGCGAATTATGACAGTATGGTGGACTGTGGCTATACTTTCTTCTGGAGTGGAAAGACAGAGGAAGAACGCAGGGAATCTGGTGTGGGTTTCGCTATCAGAAACCAGATCACGAGAATCATGGAAGAGGATCCAACACCGGTCAGTGACAGGATAATCACCATGCGTCTACCGCTAGAGAAGAATGTGTATGCGACAATCATAAGTGTTTATGCACCGACTCTGACAAACCCAGATGAGAACAAAGAGCAGTTCTACAGTCAAATGAGGGAGGTGCTTTCCAAAGTCCCAAAGAAGGATAAGCTCATTGTCACAGGTGATTTCAATGCAAGAGTTGGCTGCGAACACGAGAAGTGGGAAGGTGTGTTAGGACACCACGGGATTGGAAAATGCAACTCAAACGGAGAATTGTTGCTCACCCTCTGCGCTGAACATAGCTTGGTGATCACCAATACTATCTTCAGACATAAAGAGCATCATAAGGTCACTTGGATGCACCCCCGCTCCAAGCACTGGCACTTATTAGACTACATGATAACGAGAAAGAAAGATCTGAATGACATACTGGACACAAGAGTTATGAGAGGGGCTGATTGCGCCACAGATCATCAGATGGTCAGGTCCAAGGTGGCCTTCTCGCTGAGGAGACCGCATGCACGGACAAAGGCTAAACCACCAACAAAACTGGATGTGCGGAAGATCAGGAGTGGTGACATGAAGGCTAAGCTACAACACGAAATGAATGAGGCCTTGAAAAATCTTGAAGAGATGGATGGGAGTGAGATTGAGGCACAGTGGAATACTCTGAAGACAGTTGTGTATGAAACAGCAGAAAAAGTATGTGAGAAGCCGAAACGAAAACACCAAGACTGGTTTGATGAAAACGATAAACATCTGGAATGTCTGCTGGAAAAGCGGAATGCTGCTAGAGCCAATATGCTGCAAACAAACACAAGGTCCAACAAGAATAAGTACACGGCTGCAAGGAGGGTACTTCAGCAGTACACGAGAAAGCTCAAGACAGACTGGTGGGAACGAAAGGCAGAAAGTCTACAACAGGCATCGGATGTAAATGATATGAAGGGCTTCTACAACGGACTACGAGAGGTGTACGGTCCTGCAAAGCGTGGGTCAACCCAACTCACTGCTACTGACGGATGCACAATACTTCAGGAGAAATCGGAGATCCTAAACAGATTTGCCGATCATTTTGACCAACTCCTGAATGTATCAGGGCTTGTGGATGAGGGAGCACTCAACAGTCTCCAAACAAGACCAGAGGTAGTGTGCCTTTCTGAGCCGCCAGACATAAAGGAGGTTGTGGATGCAATCGATGCTACACAAGAGGGTATATCCTTGCTTTCCATCGCTGGTAAGATCCTCTCTCGTGTTCTGCTGAACAGGATTAACAGACACATAGCACCAGTCATACTGCCCGAGTCCCAGTGTGGTTTCAGGAGTGGCAGGGGCACAATGGACATGATTTTCTGTCTGCGACAGACCCAGGAGAAGTGTATAGAGCAAAACATGCCGCTATATGCAGTGTTCATTGACTTCTCAAAAGCCTTTGACACTGTATCGAGAGAGGCACTCTGGCAGGTCCTGGTCAAATTTGGCTGTCCACCCAAGTTTGTCAATGTTATACGATCCCTCCATAGCGGTATGAAAGCTTCTGTATCCCAAGGCGGAAACGACTCGAAGCAATTCGATGTCTCCAATGGAGTAAAGCAAGGGTGCGTCCTGGCGCCAACGCTCTTTTCTCTATACCTGTCGGCCATGTTGGAGATAGCCTTCAAGGACTGTGTTGATGGGGTGTCAATCCAAACAAGGCATAACGCCGACCTATTCAATGTTGCTCACTTCAAAgcgaaaaggaaaacatgccaGGTCATAGTACGAGAAATGCTGTATGCGGACGACAGCGCATTGGTGGCACATGATGTGGAAAGTATGCAGAGATTAGTAGACAGATTCTCCTCAGCTGCAGAACAATTCAGcctgaaaatcaacatcaAAAAGACAGAGTGCTTATTTCAACCAGTGAAGCGTCAGACATTGACTCAATTCCCTGGCGAAATCCATGTAAGAAATGAGACCCTGGTCCAGACCAAAGACTTTGTGTACTTGGGAAGTACCATCTCTGACAATGCACGAATAGATAATGAGATCACCTTCAGAAAGGGGAAGGCCAGCGCAGCATATGCTAAGCTGAGAGAGCGGCTGTGGGACAACCATCACGTATCGCTCAAGGTTAAAGGCAAGGTCTATCGAGCAGTTGTCTTATCTGCCCTAGTATACGGTGCAGAAACATGGGCTGTATATCGCAGCCAGGTGAAAAATTTACATGCATATATGATGCGACACCTGAGagaaataatgaaaattacttggATGGATAAAGTCACAAACGAAGAGATATACAAGAGGACCGGATTACGGTCAATGGCTGACACACTCATTGAGAAAAATCTCAGATGGACTGGGCATGTTCACCGCATGGACACTGACAGATTGCCTAGGCAGCTGCTCTACTCTCAGCTCACGACAGGGACCAGGAATCAGGGTCGGCCTAGACTCAGGTTCAAAGATGTGGTAAAGAGGAACCTGAAGTGGAGGGATATAAGCTCAAACTCTTGGCAAACCACTGCTCGGGATCGTCCAGCATGGAGAGTTAAGATCAAAGGACCAACACAATAG
- the LOC116617388 gene encoding uncharacterized protein LOC116617388, with protein sequence MSQACRSPCPANDLESSADTSTGPHPCHEQSASEKFARCNLPDNDVSDPGDISGALQCLMLEENVSLYDPCDEIEEENPEDTVHISQDSKRYLLNTFLESSNICKVRASKKGWGEANANTRRSRAKVASEAIVAALEVISPGDAVPLLQALQQSSLVEKTLGLDESTADKKYLNALVETFRNAMSWDTRRQALSLMADLVPFKVIERHIPGISEYRVKAARRHARVVGRRVPVPSSQSPRMRIDLSKLDHSLSLITSNQVVQDLSFGKKYLKLSNGDVLETPICYTHHDIRENRPVIHPVLQGNGCSAVRPNHHAQNTYCV encoded by the exons ATGTCCCAAGCTTGCAGATCGCCGTGCCCTGCAAACGACTTGGAAAGTTCAGCTGATACATCAACTGGACCCCACCCATGTCATGAGCAGAGCGCATCTGAGAAATTTGCAAGATGCAATTTGCCT GATAACGATGTCTCTGATCCCGGGGACATCAGCGGCGCCCTTCAGTGTTTAATGTTGGAAGAAAACGTTAGTCTTTATGACCCTTGCGATGAAATTGAAGAGGAGAATCCGGAAGACACTGTTCATATAAGCCAGGACTCAAAGAGATACTTATTGAACACTTTTCTTGAAAGTTCCAACATTTGTAAAGTACGTGCGTCAAAGAAAGGATGGGGAGAAGCCAATGCAAATACAAGAAGATCACGAGCAAAAGTTGCGAGCGAGGCTATTGTTGCGGCTCTCGAAGTAATTTCTCCTGGGGATGCAGTACCATTGTTGCAAGCACTCCAGCAGTCCTCACTTGTAGAAAAGACACTTGGCCTGGATGAGTCGACAGCAGATAAGAAATATCTCAATGCACTAGTAGAGACATTCCGAAATGCCATGTCGTGGGATACAAGGCGTCAGGCATTATCTCTGATGGCCGACCTTGTCCCGTTCAAAGTTATCGAAAGACACATACCGGGGATCTCCGAATACAGAGTAAAGGCTGCAAGACGACATGCACGTGTTGTTGGCAGAAGGGTACCCGTTCCTTCGTCACAGAGCCCACGCATGCGCATTGACCTAAGCAAACTCGACCACTCCTTGTCTTTAATAACAAGCAACCAAGTGGTACAAGACCTTTCTTTCGGAAAGAAATATCTCAAGTTGTCTAATGGTGACGTGCTAGAAACCCCAATATGCTATACGCACCATGATATCAGAGAAAATCGTCCAGTAATACACCCAGTATTGCAAGGAAACGGGTGTTCAGCCGTTCGGCCGAACCACCATGCGCAAAATACCTACTGCGTGTAG